Part of the Bacillus andreraoultii genome is shown below.
AACAGCAAGTCGAGTTGAAAGGGCGATTCGCCATGCGATTGAAGTTGCTTGGTCTCGTGGAAATATTGATTCAATCTCTAGTCTGTTCGGTTACACAGTAAGTATGTCAAAAGCAAAACCGACGAACTCAGAGTTTATTGCAATGGTCGCTGATAAACTTCGACTTGAGCATCGCGCATCCTAAAGATATACGAAATAAAAAAGAGAAATACTTTGTTAATCAATTTAAACTTAGTTTTATGATTATTACTTCATATGACTTATAAAAAGTGGTGGAATTATGACATTAATATTTGGTCATCGTGGTTCAGCTGGTACATATCCGGAAAATACGATGCTCTCCTTTAAAGAAGCAGCACAATCAGGTGCGGATGGAATTGAATTAGATGTTCAATTGACAAGAGATGGTGAAATTGTAATTATTCATGATCAAAAGGTTGATCGTACAACGAACGGAAAAGGTTTAGTGAAAAACTTTACGTTAAAGGAAATTAAACAATTAAACGCTGGGGCAAATTTTCAAAAGGGTAAGTATGAGGCAGACATTCCAACGTTGGAAGAAGTATTGGTGTGGTTATCAAAAACAGATTTACTTATTAATATTGAATTTAAATCATTTACAATTGATAACCATGATTTGGAAGAAAAAACAGTCCAGTTCGTAAGAAAGTATAAGTTAGAAGAGCGAACAATCTTCTCTTCGTTTAATCATTATGCGATTGTTTATTGTTACCGGATCGCACCTGAAATAGAAACTGCTCCATTATATTCTGAAGGATTATTTATGCCATGGATTTATGCGGAATCAATTAAATCAAAAGCGATTCACCCACATTATCGGGTAGCTCCGAAAAGGTTAGTTGAGGCTGCTCAAAGTTATGGAATAAACGTTCGACCGTATACAGTTAATAAAGAGGATGAAATAAGACGTTATATAGACTGGAATACGGCGGCAATTATTACTGATTATCCAGAATTAGCGAGAATTATTAGGGACGAATGAAAATAGAAAAAACGCCGATTGATTCGTTAATAATTAGCGAGAAAATCGGCGTTTCGTAATTTTATTTCTTTTTTTGTCTCGGTGATAAATAAAACCACCAATAATAGCTAGTCCTGTTAAAAAAAATAAAAATCCTACGGAAATTTGCTGCCATATTTGAAAAAATGGCCAATGGATAATTTTAAAAAGACTATCCCGAATTAACTTTACACCAATAACAGACAGTACGCCTGGAATGAGAATAATAATCAATGCAAGTAATCTACCCATATAATCACTCCAATATGAAATATAGTTTTGTACGACTTGCTTATTTTTTGATATAATTGAAATATAATGAAAAATCATGAAATTGTCAAGGGTTTTGACTATAAATAAAAGGGGGGGTGCCTATTGCAAAAGGTAATGGTTATTGGTGCTGGTCAAGGTGGGTTAGCTATTTTGAAGATTTTACGAGAAATAGCATCTCTCCAGAAAATCGTTTTAATTGATAAAAATCTACAGGCACCTGGTATTATACAAGCAAAAAAAGAAGGAATCCCTTTTGGTTCCGATTGGAAACAATTTATTCACGAGGATTTTGATATTATCATTGATGTAACAGGGGATGAATCTGTTTATCAAGAACTTCAAGCTTATAAAAATCAAATGATTATTGTTCCTGGATCACTTGCTTATATCATCGTTCAATTAATGAGGGAAAAAGAGCAGTTGATTCAGGAATTACAAGATGAGACGATTAAAGGGGATGTAATGCTTAAAGCCATTATTCATTCGAGTAACGATGCGATTTCGGTTGTCGATGAAAATGGGAAAGGACTATTAATAAACCCGGCATATTCAAAGCTTACTGGACTTCATGAAAAAGATATAATTGGAAAACCAGCAACAACAGACATTTATCAAGGCGAAAGTATGCATCTTTATGTACTAAAAACGAAGAAGCCGGTAAGAGGAGTGAAAATGCTTGTTGGGCCAACGAAAAAAGAAGTTGTTGTTAATGTAGCTCCGATCATTGTTGATAATCAATTAAAAGGTAGTGTAGGTATTATTCATGATTTATCAGAAATCCGGGAATTAACAACAGAGTTACAAAAGGCAAAGGAAAGAATACGAACATTAGAGGCGAAGTATACTTTCCGTGATATCGTTGGTGAGTCGGAAGAGATGTTGATTGCTATTGAACAAGCAAGTATTGGTGCAAAGACTCCGGCAACCGTTTTGCTCCGAGGGGAGTCTGGTACGGGAAAAGAACTATTTGCCCATGCCATTCATAATGCAAGTGATAGAAAGATGCAAAACTTTATTCGGGTAAATTGTGCGGCAATTTCTGAATCCTTACTGGAAAGTGAATTGTTTGGCTATGAGGATGGGGCATTTTCAGGTGCAAAGCGTGGCGGAAAAAAGGGGTTATTTGAAGAAGCGAATAATGGAAGTATTTTTCTAGATGAAATTGGAGAAATCTCATTGAATACGCAAGTGAAGTTATTACGTGTATTACAAGAAAAAGAAATTGTTCGTGTCGGTGGTACGAAACCAATCCCGATAAATGTTCGAATTATTGCGGCAACGAATAAGAATTTAGAACAAGAAATAATGAACGGTCATTTTCGCGAAGATTTATATTATCGAATTAACCGAATTCCCATTTACATACCTCCATTAAGAAATCGCTTAACAGATATCCCACAGCTCTGCAATCGGCTCATTCAAAAAATAAATCATGATTATGGAAGAACTGTGGAAGGGATAACAGACGATGCCATTGCCGCACTGAAAAATTACCATTGGCCTGGTAATATTCGTGAATTAGAAAATGTATTAGGACGAGCAATGATTTATATGAACTATAATGAACGCATTATTGATATAACCCATCTGCCCAAACTTGAATATATTACTAGTAAAGGTGAAATGGATCTTTCTTTGCCAAGGGAATCAAAATCTTTACAAGAGATGACAGATGACTTTGAAAAGAGAATAATTGAACTTGTGTTAAATAAGTATCACGGAAATAAGACGAATGCTGCAAAAGAATTAGGAATTTCTATACGATCACTATATTACAAATTAGAAAAGTATGGCCTTTAATTGCAAAAATTAACATGCATATTCTTGCAAGTCTTGCAATGTATTGCAATTTATTTTCGTGTTATTCTTTAAAACGCTTACAAATAAAGTTGGCATACTTTTTGCAAGAATGTTAGTAGGGATAAAAACTTATCGCAGAAGGAGAGATATTACGATGGAAATTTTAAGATACATGGAAGAGTACGATTACGAGGAATTACATTTTGTTCAAGATAAAAGCTCTGGATTAAAAGCAATTGTTGCCATTCACGACACAACTTTAGGTCCAGCATTAGGTGGTGCACGGATG
Proteins encoded:
- a CDS encoding glycerophosphodiester phosphodiesterase; this translates as MTLIFGHRGSAGTYPENTMLSFKEAAQSGADGIELDVQLTRDGEIVIIHDQKVDRTTNGKGLVKNFTLKEIKQLNAGANFQKGKYEADIPTLEEVLVWLSKTDLLINIEFKSFTIDNHDLEEKTVQFVRKYKLEERTIFSSFNHYAIVYCYRIAPEIETAPLYSEGLFMPWIYAESIKSKAIHPHYRVAPKRLVEAAQSYGINVRPYTVNKEDEIRRYIDWNTAAIITDYPELARIIRDE
- a CDS encoding DUF2627 domain-containing protein, with translation MGRLLALIIILIPGVLSVIGVKLIRDSLFKIIHWPFFQIWQQISVGFLFFLTGLAIIGGFIYHRDKKRNKITKRRFSR
- a CDS encoding sigma-54 interaction domain-containing protein, with amino-acid sequence MQKVMVIGAGQGGLAILKILREIASLQKIVLIDKNLQAPGIIQAKKEGIPFGSDWKQFIHEDFDIIIDVTGDESVYQELQAYKNQMIIVPGSLAYIIVQLMREKEQLIQELQDETIKGDVMLKAIIHSSNDAISVVDENGKGLLINPAYSKLTGLHEKDIIGKPATTDIYQGESMHLYVLKTKKPVRGVKMLVGPTKKEVVVNVAPIIVDNQLKGSVGIIHDLSEIRELTTELQKAKERIRTLEAKYTFRDIVGESEEMLIAIEQASIGAKTPATVLLRGESGTGKELFAHAIHNASDRKMQNFIRVNCAAISESLLESELFGYEDGAFSGAKRGGKKGLFEEANNGSIFLDEIGEISLNTQVKLLRVLQEKEIVRVGGTKPIPINVRIIAATNKNLEQEIMNGHFREDLYYRINRIPIYIPPLRNRLTDIPQLCNRLIQKINHDYGRTVEGITDDAIAALKNYHWPGNIRELENVLGRAMIYMNYNERIIDITHLPKLEYITSKGEMDLSLPRESKSLQEMTDDFEKRIIELVLNKYHGNKTNAAKELGISIRSLYYKLEKYGL